Proteins encoded together in one Ciona intestinalis chromosome 3, KH, whole genome shotgun sequence window:
- the LOC100185894 gene encoding uncharacterized protein LOC100185894 produces MLDVLGVAMFRFVIYTMLLGLCKGELLCDDFSCFFGGVCNFTSPTDSHCACPEMTCNSGMPDVEVCGDDDVTYANYCDLERRRCLTQRTIYIQSVGACEAVGTCTTKYDCMPNAECLRGECICIECPDVSARRVYYNGRPGHGRTSRLVKRSSVCGTDGVTYASPCHLRYVACKKEIPLEILRRGVCRHDRRSVATSGRALTDVELLDTRVSSRSNIQLVNCSIIKFNHCVSRRHPRLYYMGEYEITGQTHLNASVYALRTPGSVNPSSESQLFDYPVFLSRFKASRQKPGGWLVGSKIGSRKGWLGVSDPALNPKDVTGKWRSTTKGSQRSWRAEPTISVECKKLNEETEPACEDHFNLNLPLKSNWQRSYPRKPIYVLKFIRVTKKGNYRPRRKFTLQISTTSKWRRFSAYQIKITTERDSCGVPMLADRKSKSTHTQHCGGKVLFHKNKSKKMLRQKIRFKAPFDGCVWFRVSVVSVKRFMYEDDNLVRKICAKHR; encoded by the exons ATGTTAGACGTCTTAGGTGTTGCAATGTTTCGTTTCGTGATATATACCATGCTTCTAGGACTGTGCAAAG GTGAACTACTTTGCGATGATTTCTCGTGCTTCTTTGGAGGTGTGTGCAATTTCACTTCGCCAACCGATTCCCACTGCGCATGCCCGGAAATGACGTGTAACAGCGGGATGCCGGACGTGGAAGTTTGTGgcgatgatgacgtcacatatgcTAATTATTGCGATCTGGAACGTCGAAGATGTTTAACACAGAGGACAATCTATATACAAAGCGTTGGGGCTTGTGAAG CTGTTGGAACATGTACGACAAAGTACGACTGCATGCCAAACGCTGAGTGCTTAAGAGGGGAATGCATTTGCATCGAATGCCCCGACGTCTCGGCTAGAAGAGTGTACTACAACGGTAGACCTGGCCATGGCCGTACTTCGCGTTTGGTTAAGAGGAGCTCTGTTTGTGGCACCGACGGTGTCACTTACGCGTCACCCTGTCACTTAAGATATGTCGCCTGCAAGAAGGAAATCCCGCTCGAAATTTTACGAAGAGGAGTTTGTCGTCACGACA GGCGCTCTGTGGCTACATCAGGCAGAGCTCTAACCGATGTTGAGCTGCTTGACACTCGCGTGTCATCAAGATCCAATATACAACTTGTCAACTGTTCAATTATTAAGTTTAACCATTGCGTTTCTCGAAGACACCCAAGGCTCTACTATATGGGAGAATATGAGATCACAGGACAAACGCATCTCAATGCTTCTGTTTATGCTTTAAGAACCCCAGG GTCAGTTAATCCCTCAAGTGAGAGTCAACTCTTCGATTATCCAGTTTTCCTCTCCCGCTTCAAAGCAAGTCGTCAGAAACCAGGCGGATGGCTGGTGGGGTCAAAG ATTGGGAGTCGGAAGGGCTGGCTGGGTGTTTCGGAtccagccttgaacccaaagGACGTGACAGGCAAATGGAGGTCAACGACAAAAGGGTCGCAACGATCATGGAGAGCAGAACCCACTATTAGTGTTGAATGCAAGAAATTAAATGAGGAGACAG AACCAGCATGTGAAGATCATTTTAACCTAAATTTACCTTTGAAATCAAATTGGCAACGAAGTTATCCAAGAAAACCAATTTATGTTCTCAAATTTATACGAGTTACGAAGAAAGGGAACTACAGACCACGAAGAAAATTCACAC TTCAAATTTCTACGACTTCAAAATGGAGACGGTTCAGTGCGTATCAAATTAAAATCACAACGGAAAGAGATTCGTGTGGAGTGCCAATGCTTGCAGACAGG AAATCAAAGTCCACACACACGCAACATTGTGGTGGAAAGGTTTTGTTccacaaaaacaaatcaaagaAAATGTTGAGACagaaaataagatttaaaGCTCCGTTTGACGGGTGTGTTTGGTTTCG aGTTTCGGTTGTGTCTGTAAAAAGGTTTATGTACGAAGATGACAACCTAGTTCGGAAAATTTGTGCAAAACACCGTTGA